One window of Lemur catta isolate mLemCat1 chromosome 3, mLemCat1.pri, whole genome shotgun sequence genomic DNA carries:
- the PRMT6 gene encoding protein arginine N-methyltransferase 6, which produces MSQPKKRKVEAQGGGDGGEGSEEEDGGGREAGPQRPRRTRRERDQLYYECYSDVSVHEEMIADRVRTDAYRLGILRNRAALRGKAVLDVGAGTGILSVFCAQAGARRVYAVEASAIWQQAREVVRLNGLEDRVHVLPGPVETVELPERVDAIVSEWMGYGLLHESMLGSVLHARTKWLKEGGLLLPAAAELFVAPVSDQTLEWRLGFWSQVKQHYGVDMSCLESFATRCLMGHSEIVVQGLSGEDVLARPQRFARLELARAGLERELAAGVGGRFRCSCYGSAPMHGFAIWFQVTFPGGDSEKPLVLSTSPFHPATHWKQALLYLNEPVQVEQDTDVSGEITLLPSRDNPRRLRVLLRYKVGDQEEKTKDFAMED; this is translated from the coding sequence ATGTCGCAGCCCAAGAAAAGGAAGGTTGAGGCGCAGGGCGGCGGCGACGGCGGGGAGGGAAGCGAGGAGGAGGACGGCGGGGGGCGCGAGGCGGGCCCGCAGCGGCCCCGGAGGACCAGGCGGGAGCGGGACCAGCTGTACTACGAGTGCTACTCGGACGTGTCGGTGCACGAGGAGATGATCGCGGACCGCGTCCGCACCGACGCCTACCGCCTGGGCATCCTGCGGAACCGGGCGGCGCTGCGCGGCAAGGCGGTGCTGGACGTGGGCGCGGGCACCGGCATTCTGAGCGTCTTCTGTGCCCAGGCCGGCGCCCGGCGCGTGTACGCGGTGGAGGCCAGCGCCATCTGGCAGCAGGCCCGGGAGGTGGTGCGGCTCAACGGGCTGGAGGACCGGGTGCACGTGCTGCCCGGGCCGGTGGAGACGGTGGAGCTGCCGGAGCGGGTGGACGCCATCGTGAGCGAGTGGATGGGCTACGGGCTCCTGCACGAGTCCATGCTGGGCTCCGTGCTCCACGCGCGGACCAAGTGGCTGAAGGAGGGCGGTCTCCTCCTGCCGGCCGCCGCCGAGCTCTTCGTGGCCCCCGTGAGCGATCAGACGCTGGAGTGGCGCCTCGGCTTCTGGAGCCAGGTGAAGCAGCACTACGGCGTGGACATGAGCTGCCTGGAGAGCTTCGCCACGCGCTGCCTCATGGGCCACTCGGAGATCGTGGTGCAGGGCCTGTCCGGCGAGGACGTGCTGGCCCGGCCGCAGCGCTTCGCCCGGCTCGAGCTGGCCCGCGCGGGCTTGGAGCGGGAGCTCGCGGCGGGCGTGGGCGGGCGCTTCCGCTGCAGCTGCTACGGCTCGGCGCCCATGCACGGCTTCGCCATCTGGTTCCAGGTGACCTTCCCGGGAGGGGACTCCGAGAAACCCCTGGTGCTGTCCACCTCGCCTTTTCATCCGGCCACCCACTGGAAGCAGGCGCTCCTCTACCTGAACGAGCCCGTGCAGGTGGAGCAGGACACGGACGTTTCCGGAGAGATCACGCTGCTGCCCTCCCGGGACAACCCCCGCCGCCTGCGCGTGCTGCTGCGCTACAAAGTGGGGGACCAGGAGGAAAAGACCAAAGACTTTGCCATGGAAGACTGA